Proteins from a genomic interval of Chroococcidiopsis thermalis PCC 7203:
- a CDS encoding glycosyltransferase, producing MNWTDTPRRVFQYGKKNWRDREASSYQSWLFERFHQPLVTTPPLPQCQVCVIVPVRNEAENLESTLLALYDQLDLTGKLLDRNRYEIVLLANNCSDESAAIARNFATTHPDLVLHVVEKTFPAAEAYIGRVRQVLMDEAYRRLSSIGGERRVIASTDGDSRVTPTWIAAILDEIASGADAVGGRIITDREGRTALDPYTRACHLREVGYRFLIAELETYLEPDPIDILPRHFQHYGASLAVTVEMYAQAGGMQPVRTPEDVAFYQALLRVNARFRHSTRVRVFTSARTTGRTDVGLANQLSKWVEMGRSQQQFLVESAAEVEARFEWRHQLRVLWWSYLCDYQPTHNAIALLANALGVNWLWLMSELAQPQTFGLLWEKVEQRQQTEGFWRQRWQLVPIQEAISALRIRLEKLRHQRRKVKVESQKSKVKKVSFSTDTAFSYYHKIS from the coding sequence ATGAATTGGACTGACACGCCTCGGCGTGTTTTTCAGTATGGCAAAAAGAATTGGCGCGATCGCGAAGCATCATCCTATCAAAGTTGGTTGTTCGAGCGATTTCATCAGCCTTTAGTTACAACTCCGCCACTACCTCAGTGTCAAGTTTGCGTTATCGTTCCCGTGCGCAACGAAGCCGAGAATTTAGAGAGTACGCTCTTGGCTTTGTACGATCAGCTCGATTTAACTGGAAAGTTGCTGGATCGCAATCGTTATGAGATCGTGCTGCTAGCAAATAATTGCAGTGATGAATCAGCCGCGATCGCCCGTAATTTTGCTACTACTCATCCAGATCTGGTTCTACACGTAGTTGAAAAAACCTTCCCTGCGGCTGAGGCTTATATCGGTCGAGTGCGTCAAGTCCTGATGGATGAAGCCTATCGTCGTCTGAGTTCTATTGGTGGTGAAAGACGAGTTATCGCCTCTACAGATGGAGATTCGCGGGTTACGCCGACTTGGATCGCTGCTATTTTAGACGAAATCGCCAGCGGTGCTGACGCTGTAGGAGGACGAATTATTACAGATCGTGAGGGTCGCACGGCTTTAGATCCTTATACAAGAGCTTGTCATTTGCGCGAAGTCGGTTATCGCTTTCTGATTGCCGAGTTAGAAACTTATTTAGAACCCGATCCAATCGATATTTTACCCCGCCACTTTCAACACTACGGGGCAAGCCTTGCCGTCACAGTGGAGATGTACGCTCAAGCAGGAGGAATGCAACCAGTCCGTACTCCTGAAGATGTAGCGTTCTACCAAGCACTATTGCGAGTCAATGCCCGTTTTCGTCATAGTACCCGCGTGCGTGTCTTCACGTCAGCTCGAACTACAGGACGCACAGATGTAGGATTGGCAAACCAACTGAGCAAATGGGTGGAAATGGGGCGATCGCAGCAACAATTTCTGGTAGAGTCGGCGGCTGAAGTCGAAGCTCGATTTGAGTGGCGACATCAGTTAAGAGTTTTGTGGTGGAGTTATCTTTGTGACTATCAGCCAACTCATAATGCGATCGCTTTATTAGCAAATGCTTTAGGTGTGAACTGGTTGTGGTTAATGTCAGAGTTAGCTCAACCTCAGACATTCGGTTTACTTTGGGAAAAGGTAGAACAGCGTCAGCAAACAGAGGGATTCTGGAGGCAGCGCTGGCAACTTGTGCCAATTCAGGAAGCAATCTCAGCACTGCGCATTCGCTTAGAGAAATTGCGTCACCAGCGAAGAAAGGTAAAAGTTGAAAGTCAAAAGTCAAAAGTCAAAAAAGTAAGTTTTAGCACAGATACCGCTTTTAGCTACTACCATAAAATCAGTTAA
- a CDS encoding class I SAM-dependent methyltransferase: MALLRKELPPDRKTSEEERFQDDYYSYFEAPENATRYAPSVWFLNEAFQQQSFSVLDLGCGNAALSKYLPERCEYVGVDHSEAAIEQCLSLYPNKQFIAKDLSILLPELASENKKFDAVVLAGLLFHNVDKETLEKKDDRELIQFCLSQLTSEKGYLVIIVPFAYGNHPSHNLFVRAEWLQKLVEDMLNAAKAKIVYENISLQIGLDERVRQQKQIPDWFVPDSNADYANNYAGTYMAAWTFIASANG; encoded by the coding sequence ATGGCATTATTGAGGAAAGAGTTACCACCCGACCGGAAGACCTCTGAAGAAGAACGTTTTCAAGATGACTATTATTCTTACTTTGAGGCTCCTGAAAATGCTACGCGGTATGCCCCTTCAGTTTGGTTTCTCAATGAAGCTTTTCAGCAACAGTCATTTTCCGTACTAGATTTGGGATGTGGCAACGCAGCTTTGAGTAAATATTTACCAGAGCGTTGTGAATATGTTGGAGTCGATCATAGTGAAGCAGCGATCGAACAATGTTTAAGCCTATATCCTAACAAGCAATTCATTGCCAAAGATTTATCAATATTACTACCGGAACTAGCTTCAGAAAATAAGAAGTTTGATGCAGTAGTACTAGCTGGGCTACTATTCCACAATGTTGATAAAGAAACTTTGGAGAAAAAAGACGATCGAGAACTGATTCAATTTTGTTTGAGTCAGTTGACAAGCGAAAAGGGATATTTGGTTATTATTGTGCCTTTTGCCTATGGCAACCATCCATCGCACAATCTGTTTGTTCGAGCCGAATGGTTGCAAAAGTTAGTAGAAGATATGCTGAATGCGGCAAAGGCAAAAATTGTCTACGAAAATATCTCTCTCCAAATCGGGTTGGATGAACGAGTTCGGCAGCAGAAGCAAATCCCTGACTGGTTTGTGCCAGATAGCAATGCAGATTATGCCAACAATTATGCTGGAACGTATATGGCGGCTTGGACGTTTATTGCTTCAGCTAATGGGTAA
- a CDS encoding iron-containing redox enzyme family protein yields MHSDIVTSSAEPKITPTLTATQYYEQAQQFIQLLEMEDLDRKLTAQPQIATEFEKAIATAIEAAYSQGSSDDAAHLFLQRVLYRINRLKLFWYDDLRRYTNERSPYLSQIRDRIEEVWQQWELSQFDLVAFQGIDIRQALLDRVAVDLEPPLSDDARYFRDRVGEAGYRRLLAIASLDGLVEASQLSRTLGGVANEVHSVLTRLLVEEYGGGRLARKHSSHFTTMLEAVEMQTQPEAYFDLVPWEVLANINHSFLLTERKRYFLRYIGGLLYGELSVPAGFRNYRAAGERLGLSANAMSYWDLHIKVDELHGRWMLDDVALPLISQYPDDAWEMVLGYDQQKFLSDRAGAAVTRSVREAEQMR; encoded by the coding sequence ATGCACAGCGACATCGTAACCTCAAGCGCTGAGCCAAAGATTACGCCAACGCTAACAGCCACTCAATACTATGAACAGGCACAGCAGTTTATTCAACTGCTAGAAATGGAAGATCTAGATCGAAAGCTAACTGCACAGCCTCAAATCGCGACTGAGTTTGAAAAAGCGATCGCCACGGCAATTGAGGCGGCTTATTCGCAAGGATCTAGCGATGATGCAGCACATCTGTTTCTCCAGCGCGTACTTTATCGCATCAATCGGCTAAAACTATTTTGGTACGACGATTTGCGGCGCTATACTAACGAGCGATCGCCTTACTTGAGCCAGATCCGCGATCGAATTGAGGAAGTTTGGCAGCAGTGGGAATTAAGCCAATTCGATCTCGTTGCGTTTCAAGGCATAGATATCAGACAAGCACTGCTCGATCGCGTCGCTGTCGATCTCGAACCACCATTGTCTGACGATGCTCGGTACTTTCGCGATCGCGTCGGTGAAGCAGGCTACCGTCGTCTGTTGGCGATCGCTTCTCTAGATGGATTAGTAGAAGCAAGCCAGCTATCCCGCACTCTGGGAGGCGTTGCGAATGAAGTGCATTCTGTATTGACAAGATTACTTGTAGAAGAATACGGTGGTGGTCGGTTGGCACGCAAGCACTCTTCCCACTTTACGACAATGCTTGAAGCAGTGGAAATGCAAACTCAACCAGAGGCGTATTTCGATCTCGTACCTTGGGAGGTGCTAGCAAACATCAATCATAGTTTCTTGCTTACCGAACGCAAGCGTTACTTCCTGCGTTACATTGGTGGATTGCTCTATGGAGAGCTTTCCGTGCCAGCTGGGTTTCGCAACTACCGAGCTGCTGGCGAACGGCTGGGACTATCAGCAAACGCCATGAGCTATTGGGATTTGCATATCAAGGTAGATGAATTGCACGGTCGCTGGATGTTAGATGACGTTGCCTTACCACTCATATCTCAATATCCTGATGATGCATGGGAAATGGTATTAGGCTACGACCAGCAAAAGTTTTTGAGCGATCGCGCAGGTGCTGCGGTAACGCGATCGGTGCGGGAAGCAGAGCAAATGAGATGA
- a CDS encoding SAM-dependent methyltransferase: MLTSPQALQNIFFCPEESNFYSHCVETLVLNNCSNSESIIEFGSGDGSPIIQSLLRTNFNGIVHGFELNNLACQEANLKVEAYELSDKYKVDNRCFFDATKPQAKYLISNPPYLPAIDNKLLQPLLHGGLEGITITQKLLTLNYENVLVMVSSYSNPVGLINYAIAQGYSVSNFMISPLKFGYYSSEQKVKNRIQELQKDNRAFCSENIYLLAGVLFTKKRSCKVDLSTEFSQLITCL, encoded by the coding sequence ATGCTTACCTCACCCCAAGCCTTACAAAATATTTTCTTTTGTCCAGAAGAATCTAATTTTTATTCACATTGTGTAGAAACTTTGGTTTTAAATAATTGTTCTAACTCAGAATCTATAATAGAATTTGGCTCTGGCGATGGTAGTCCTATAATTCAGTCACTACTAAGAACAAATTTCAACGGAATTGTACATGGATTTGAGTTAAATAATTTAGCTTGTCAAGAGGCGAATTTAAAGGTTGAAGCATACGAACTTAGCGACAAGTATAAAGTAGATAATCGCTGCTTTTTTGATGCTACTAAACCACAGGCTAAATATCTGATTTCAAACCCGCCTTATTTACCAGCAATAGACAATAAGCTTTTGCAGCCTTTATTACATGGCGGGTTAGAAGGAATTACAATTACTCAAAAGCTGTTAACGTTAAATTACGAAAATGTCCTGGTTATGGTTTCTAGTTATTCTAATCCAGTCGGATTAATTAACTACGCGATCGCCCAAGGATACTCTGTTAGCAATTTCATGATTTCGCCTCTAAAGTTTGGCTATTATAGCTCCGAGCAAAAAGTTAAAAACAGAATTCAAGAGCTACAAAAGGATAACAGAGCGTTTTGTTCGGAAAATATCTATCTTTTAGCAGGTGTTTTATTTACCAAAAAACGTAGTTGCAAAGTCGATTTATCTACAGAATTTTCTCAGTTGATAACTTGTTTGTAA
- a CDS encoding MFS transporter gives MNADNLFSRVSSPWLFVPTLYFAEGVPYVIINNVSVIFYKQLGVDNTQIAFWTSFLYLPWVLKMFWGPIVDGYATKRKWTIYTQLGMTICLLSLAYSFQVSNFFLVSLLILGIGAFISATHDIAADGFYMLALERDAQAFFVGIRSTFYRFATIFASGIVVFLAGQLELELEDIALSWTIAIALSSVIFAAIVIFHWFLLPIPTNDIEQKVSVKTIFSFYTQTVRSYFNQSKILAVLAFILFYRFGEGMLVKISAPFLLDETAVGGLGLSTSDVGLAYGTIGTFALVLGGVIGGILIAEFELRKIIWWMAIALNLPNLFYVYMAYTQPAITLVYVLVAIEQFGYGLGMAAYSVYLIYIAKEEYKTSHFAISTGIMALGMMIPGFISGYLQQVLGYPMFFILICFLAIPGIFTLYFIPLDLEKCDK, from the coding sequence ATGAATGCAGATAATTTATTCAGCCGAGTGTCTTCCCCTTGGCTGTTTGTCCCAACGCTATATTTTGCCGAGGGTGTTCCTTACGTCATCATCAACAATGTTTCTGTAATTTTCTACAAGCAATTAGGTGTAGATAATACCCAGATTGCTTTTTGGACGAGTTTTTTATATTTGCCTTGGGTATTAAAGATGTTTTGGGGACCAATTGTAGATGGTTACGCCACTAAAAGAAAGTGGACGATCTACACTCAATTGGGTATGACTATCTGTTTATTAAGTTTAGCTTACTCGTTTCAAGTTTCCAACTTCTTTTTAGTTTCTCTACTAATTTTAGGAATTGGAGCATTCATTTCAGCCACACATGATATTGCTGCTGACGGTTTTTATATGTTAGCTCTTGAACGAGATGCACAAGCATTTTTTGTTGGTATTCGCTCGACATTTTACAGATTCGCCACAATTTTTGCTTCTGGAATTGTTGTCTTTTTGGCAGGACAATTAGAGCTAGAATTGGAAGATATTGCTTTAAGTTGGACGATCGCGATCGCGCTATCGTCTGTCATTTTTGCTGCGATCGTTATTTTTCATTGGTTTCTTTTACCTATCCCTACTAATGATATAGAGCAAAAAGTCTCAGTTAAGACAATTTTTAGCTTTTACACTCAAACTGTTCGGTCTTACTTTAATCAATCAAAAATTCTGGCAGTTCTGGCTTTTATTCTCTTTTACAGATTTGGAGAGGGAATGTTAGTAAAAATATCTGCTCCTTTTTTGTTGGATGAAACCGCAGTTGGAGGACTAGGGCTTTCTACTTCAGATGTCGGATTAGCTTACGGAACTATCGGAACTTTTGCCTTGGTGTTAGGTGGAGTAATTGGTGGCATATTAATTGCTGAATTTGAGCTTAGAAAAATAATTTGGTGGATGGCGATCGCTCTGAATTTACCTAACTTATTTTATGTTTATATGGCTTACACTCAGCCTGCGATTACATTAGTTTATGTATTAGTAGCTATAGAACAATTCGGTTATGGATTGGGAATGGCAGCTTATAGCGTTTATTTAATTTATATTGCCAAGGAAGAATACAAAACCTCTCATTTTGCTATTTCTACAGGCATTATGGCTTTGGGAATGATGATCCCTGGATTCATCAGCGGCTATCTTCAGCAGGTTTTAGGCTATCCCATGTTTTTTATTTTGATATGTTTTTTAGCAATCCCAGGAATATTCACCCTTTATTTTATTCCTCTAGATTTAGAAAAGTGTGATAAATAA